One genomic window of Arachis stenosperma cultivar V10309 chromosome 10, arast.V10309.gnm1.PFL2, whole genome shotgun sequence includes the following:
- the LOC130958016 gene encoding mitochondrial import receptor subunit TOM20-like produces the protein MDLQQNEFDRLLFFEHARKTAEAEYAKNPLDADNLTRWGGALLELSQFQTFPETKKMTEDAISKLEEALVVNPKKHDTLWCLGNAHTSQAFLIPDRDEAKVYFDKAAEYFQQAVDEDPSNELYHKSLEVAAKAPELHVEIHKHGGFAQQQSTGSTGASTSAGTKTQKKKKSSDLKYDIFGWIILAVGIVAWVGFAKSNLPPPPPPPPR, from the exons ATGGATTTGCAGCAGAACGAGTTCGATCGCCTTTTGTTCTTCGAGCACGCCCGTAAAACCGCCGAAGCTGAATACGCCAAGAACCCTCTCGATGCCGAC AACTTGACAAGATGGGGCGGAGCTTTGTTAGAGTTGTCGCAATTTCAGACTTTTCCCGAAACTAAGAAAATGACCGAAG ATGCTATTTCGAAGTTGGAGGAGGCTCTTGTGGTTAATCCAAAGAAGCATGATACTCTCTGGTGCCTTGGAAATGCTCACACCTCTCAAGCATTCTTAATTCCTGACCGTGATGAAGCGAAAGTTTATTTCGATAAGGCAGCTGAGTACTTCCAGCAAGCTGTTGATGAG GATCCTAGCAATGAACTATACCACAAATCATTGGAAGTGGCTGCCAAG GCTCCTGAGCTGCATGTAGAAATCCATAAGCATGGTGGCTTTGCTCAGCAGCAGTCAACTGGATCAACTGGAGCTTCTACTTCTGCTGGTACTAAG actcaaaagaaaaagaagagcaGTGATCTGAAGTATGACATATTTGGATGGATTATTCTGGCTGTTGGCATTGTTGCATGGGTGGGGTTTGCGAAGTCGAACTTGCCTCCTCCCCCGCCACCACCTCCACGATGA